The nucleotide sequence ATGTCCAGCAAGGGTTTTGCTAATACCTGCCTTAACCACACATTAGGTTCTATCTTTGCTTCCCTACAACATGCCATGAACGTATAGAAGATGGCATTGTTTTCGGCTCCTTCGTTGTTGCCACAGAACAGATAGTTTTTCCTTCCCAATGTAATGGGTCTGATGGCTTGCTCCATAAGATTGTTGTCTATATTGAAACGCCCATCTTGTACGTATCGGCTGATGCGTATCCATACGGCGAAAGCATAACGCAGAGCTTTCTCCATAGCTTCGCCAGGGAGATACTCCTTGTGTACCTCCTTCATATATGCTTCAAGAGCCTTTAATATAGGATATGCTTTGGATTTTCTTTCAGCCTGAATCTCTTCGTAGCTGGCGTTACTGTGTTTTAAGTTTGCTTCTAACTCGTAGAGTACGGCGATCATCTTAACGATATGGGCGGCATTCTTGTCATTTGTCGATAAATGCTCGAACTTTCGCCGGACATGTGCCATACATCCCAAGAGCTCTATGCCTTGAACGTTTTCAAATCTGCTGTAAGCTTCATACCCATCGGATTGTATAGCACCATGATAGCCTTTGAAGAGTTCGTCGGGTACGGCTCCAGATCGTGAACCTTCCTTCCAATGAAAGAAGACCCCTCGGCAGTGCAGCGCATCTCTTACTCCCCACAGATAACCCTTGCGAGTCTTACCCTTACGGTCGGCAACTTGTACGCTTGTCTCATCAACTTGCAAGTAGGGACTCTGTAAAATCAACTTTGCTTGGAGTTTATATAGAGGATATAAAGCGTTAGCTGTGCTGTGAACCCAGCTGTTTATGGTAGAGGTTGGGATGTTGATGCCATACTCTTTCCATCTGGTGCTTTGTCTATACTCTGGCAAATGATAGACAAACTTTCCTGTGATAATCTCAGCCAGCAGAGAGGCATCGGCAAAACAATCCACAGCTTGCTTCTGTAAAGGAGCTTCCAGTATGTCAATCTTTGCATCCGTGGGTTTTGCATCTTTCAAACGGCAGACGATGCGGTCTTCAACCTTAACATAAAAGCTTGAGGGACGTAAGCACAAGTGTTCTGTCTTATCGTGACCGATGATAACCATACGGTTTTCATCATAACCGTCTGGATAAATCTCAGTAACCACACGCTCTATATCCTTAGGAACATAAGAGGCATATGGCTTGCCTTTTCTCGTAGAACGAGCGTTGCGGCTTGCTTCCCTGCGCTGCTTAGCTTGCTTCTCTACTTCCTTGATGATAGTTGGTATTTCCCCCGAAAGTTGTTTACCTTCTTTTGCCCAATCTTTATCAAAGAACGAACCTGCCCAGCCGTTGGGACTCTCAGGTAAACGCTTTTCGCTACGTCTACCGAATACCATACGCTCAAGTTCAAGAATACGTTGAGATTTTCTTGCTAACTCTGCATCCTTTTGCTTAAGTTCTGCATCCTTTTGCTTAATCTCAACATCCTTAACCTTGATCTCTGCGTCCTTTTGCTTAAGTTCAACATTCTTGCTCTTAAGTTCTACATCCTTACTTTTAAGCTCCATGTCTTTCTGCTCAAGGAGATTTATAAAATCTTCTCGAGTTAAAAAATGATAGTTAGACGCAGTCTTATTGTTGGATGTATTCATCAGAAAACCAGTTATTTATATGATACAAAGGTACGAAAAATATCTGGATTTTGCAAGAAATTTCTAAGGTTTATTGTAACGTTTCCTTCGATAACAATGAGGATTTATACCTTCTATATAAAGGACCAATTCATCCCATCGAAGTTCATAAAATCCCTTGGTTTGCTGCATGATTTTACCACTTAAACAACCCTGTGCCATCTGCTTGTGGTATACGACAAAACCACATCGTTCCCAATGAAGCAGCTTGATACGATTGCGAGAACGATTATAGAACACATAAACACAACCATCAGATGGGTTAAAATCATTACCACGGACGAATTGACATAATCGAAGCATCCCCTGGCGCATATCCACAGGAGAACAACAAACCCGATAAACATTTGTTTCATTCAGTGCAAACATCTTTTTTGTGCAAAGGTAGCAACAATGCTGCATCCACAAAAGACGGCTAATTTTGGATGCTTACCGTAGTTCTGTACATTCATACGTAGTATTTACTTTGTTGATATACAATAAAAAATGGGAAGAAATAAAAGACTTATTACATTCTTTTATTTCTTCCCATTTACTCTTTATAAAGCTTCAAGCCTCGTAATAGATTATCATATTCCTATAAACACTTCATTGAGATATAGCAAAAC is from Prevotella melaninogenica and encodes:
- the tnpB gene encoding IS66 family insertion sequence element accessory protein TnpB (TnpB, as the term is used for proteins encoded by IS66 family insertion elements, is considered an accessory protein, since TnpC, encoded by a neighboring gene, is a DDE family transposase.) → MFALNETNVYRVCCSPVDMRQGMLRLCQFVRGNDFNPSDGCVYVFYNRSRNRIKLLHWERCGFVVYHKQMAQGCLSGKIMQQTKGFYELRWDELVLYIEGINPHCYRRKRYNKP
- the tnpC gene encoding IS66 family transposase, with the translated sequence MNTSNNKTASNYHFLTREDFINLLEQKDMELKSKDVELKSKNVELKQKDAEIKVKDVEIKQKDAELKQKDAELARKSQRILELERMVFGRRSEKRLPESPNGWAGSFFDKDWAKEGKQLSGEIPTIIKEVEKQAKQRREASRNARSTRKGKPYASYVPKDIERVVTEIYPDGYDENRMVIIGHDKTEHLCLRPSSFYVKVEDRIVCRLKDAKPTDAKIDILEAPLQKQAVDCFADASLLAEIITGKFVYHLPEYRQSTRWKEYGINIPTSTINSWVHSTANALYPLYKLQAKLILQSPYLQVDETSVQVADRKGKTRKGYLWGVRDALHCRGVFFHWKEGSRSGAVPDELFKGYHGAIQSDGYEAYSRFENVQGIELLGCMAHVRRKFEHLSTNDKNAAHIVKMIAVLYELEANLKHSNASYEEIQAERKSKAYPILKALEAYMKEVHKEYLPGEAMEKALRYAFAVWIRISRYVQDGRFNIDNNLMEQAIRPITLGRKNYLFCGNNEGAENNAIFYTFMACCREAKIEPNVWLRQVLAKPLLDMEDEELIKLLPINYK